The following are from one region of the Hyla sarda isolate aHylSar1 chromosome 6, aHylSar1.hap1, whole genome shotgun sequence genome:
- the SLC25A45 gene encoding solute carrier family 25 member 45 produces the protein MPSNEFIAGWISGALGIVVGHPIDTVKVRLQTLSRYRGIVDCIVKTYKKETILGFYKGMGFPVGSVAVSNSLMFGSYSNALLYITGTECKDWKNRPQNQHVFVAGCISGWVQVYFTAPVDLIKVRLQNQTQSFKRKAKTDNLQARYHGPFHCAVSILKTEGITGLYRGSTALLFRDVPTCGIYFLTYKVICEWMTSDGKTPDPWTMLFAGGCAGTLGWASANPLDVIKSRLQMDGIQGVQYRGIFDCISKSIKQEGFCVLCKGLTANSLRAFPVNAVTFLSYEKLLETFK, from the exons GAGCCCTTGGAATTGTTGTTGGACATCCTATAGACACAGTTAAG GTGCGTTTGCAAACGCTGTCTAGGTACCGTGGAATTGTAGACTGCATAGTGAAGACTTACAAGAAAGAAACA ATTTTGGGATTTTATAAAGGAATGGGTTTTCCTGTTGGCAGTGTGGCCGTCAGTAATTCCTTAATGTTTGGATCATATAGTAATGCATTGCTCTACATAACTGGCACAGAATGTAAAGACTGGAAAAATCGACCACAAAACCAACATGTTTTTGTAGCTGGTTGCATTTCAGGATGGGTACAG GTTTATTTTACAGCTCCAGTTGACCTGATAAAAGTGAGGTTGCAGAACCAAACCCAGTCATTTAAGAGGAAAGCAAAAACAGACAATCTGCAGGCACGGTATCATGGGCCTTTTCATTGTGCTGTGAGCATACTTAAAACAGAGGGCATTACAGGTCTCTACAGGGGGTCAACTGCATTGCTTTTCCGAGATGTGCCCACTTGTGGAATATATTTCTTAACATATAAAGTGATTTGCGAATGGATGACTAGTGATGGCAAAACACCAG ATCCATGGACTATGCTGTTTGCTGGTGGTTGTGCTGGAACATTGGGATGGGCATCTGCAAACCCATTGGATGTCATAAAGAGCCGTTTGCAGATGGATGGAATACAAGGTGTCCAATATCGTGGAATATTTGACTGTATTTCTAAGAGCATTAAGCAAGAAGGGTTCTGTGTGCTCTGTAAGGGTCTCACAGCAAACAGTCTTCGTGCCTTTCCTGTCAATGCAGTGACTTTTCTTAGCTATGAAAAGCTTCTAGAGACATTTAAATAA